DNA from Cryomorphaceae bacterium:
TGGGTGATATCGTTTGCAAACTGCGGGTGCAGCTCGCTCAAGGTATGCACTCCAATCGACTCAAGGAATGTGGCGTTGTACTGCTGTTCGTATTGTTTTTTCATAGGGATGACCAGCATCTTTTTACCGATGTGCAGGGCCTCGGAGGTAGTGCCAAAGCCCGCATTGCAAAGCATACCGCGGCAAGTTGCCATATCTGCCACAAATCCTGATTCCTGCAAGGGGCGAATGGTAATATGTCCGTAGTACTCAGTGCGCGTTGCGCGTTTGGAGTACACCACCCACTTCAATCCGCGTACCTGGCGCAGGGTGCGGATGATTTGCAAATCGCTGTACGAGGGCAGATACACCAAAAAATGCTCACCGCGCCCCACGGGTGCATTCCGAACCCTTGAGCGGATAATTGGCGGAAAAGCAAACCTGTCGTTGGGAATGTAGTGAAAGCTCACAGCATTTCCGGAAGGGGCGTAGTGCTTTAGGATGAGTTGGTTAAGCCACCCTGGTTTTTTGCCGGTGCCAGGTTCAGTGAGTAGGTGCGCCTGGTTGCTCAATCCCACACATGGCACCTTTCTGATTTTCGCCGCCCAGGCAGAAACCGGTTCAAAATCGCTTACTACAAGGTCGTACTCCCAAACAGGCAACTTTCTAATGTCGCGAACCAACCTGCCAAAGCGCAACCTGCCAAGCGTGCAACGGTAATCAATGCCGCCCTTATTACCGAAAACAAACGAGAGTCCGCTCAGGTGGTATTTCACACTAAAAGGCAAGTTGAGGTTGTACTCCGTTCCCGAAACCAGCACATCCACGGTGGTATTGGGCAATGCCTTGAAAACATCCACCAGTACTTCGGCCCGTGTAATGTGCCCGTTTCCGGTGCCTTGTATTGCGTATAGGATCTTCATGTTAGTGGGTGGGGGTCATAGACCTGAATTCAAGCACAAGATTGGCAAAGAGCTCAGCAGGTGCGAGGTCGGCGCTGTCAACATGTTGCTCAACCACTGAAAGTTCTGTATCTGCCAATTCGCGAAAATTGCAGATGCTCCAGTTGCCTTTGTGGTATTCAAGTGCTGTGAGATTCTCAACCCAATCGCCGGAGTTCATATACCACACGTCACCTTTTTGGGTCTGTATTTTTCGGATTTCGGGCTGGTGAATATGTCCGCAAACCACTACATCATATCCCTGTTCAATGGCGATTTCGGCACAAACAGATTCAAATTGATTGATGTATTTCACCGCACTTTTAACACTGTTTTTAATCTTTTTGGAGAGCGATAATCGGCCCCGC
Protein-coding regions in this window:
- a CDS encoding glycosyl transferase; the protein is MKILYAIQGTGNGHITRAEVLVDVFKALPNTTVDVLVSGTEYNLNLPFSVKYHLSGLSFVFGNKGGIDYRCTLGRLRFGRLVRDIRKLPVWEYDLVVSDFEPVSAWAAKIRKVPCVGLSNQAHLLTEPGTGKKPGWLNQLILKHYAPSGNAVSFHYIPNDRFAFPPIIRSRVRNAPVGRGEHFLVYLPSYSDLQIIRTLRQVRGLKWVVYSKRATRTEYYGHITIRPLQESGFVADMATCRGMLCNAGFGTTSEALHIGKKMLVIPMKKQYEQQYNATFLESIGVHTLSELHPQFANDITHWARHAKPIKLTYDDQRDVVVQAVLTRYTQLIPDDTKAYAFTNKMIQTIAARDGVIAE